Proteins encoded together in one Bactrocera neohumeralis isolate Rockhampton unplaced genomic scaffold, APGP_CSIRO_Bneo_wtdbg2-racon-allhic-juicebox.fasta_v2 cluster11, whole genome shotgun sequence window:
- the LOC126766202 gene encoding uncharacterized protein LOC126766202, with translation MDISTYFNNTTTRLKRRLSLNDSSSSEESHATDMTADDCHAKDIGKWVALVGTMSEEQKKELLVSCWKPDQNYNFSADATHLKRKFNWSWLDLYKPVLVYSRRLKGAFCLYCSLYLNKPGLTSSFVVRPFTKIKNVHEYCKAHASSSLHKEAT, from the exons atggacATTAGCACCTATTTTAATAATACTACAA CGAGATTGAAGAGGAGGCTGAGCTTAAATGATAGCAGCTCAAGTGAAGAGAGCCACGCGACAGATATGACGGCGGATGATTGCCATGCCAAAGATATTGGCAAATGGGTGGCTTTAGTCGGTACGATGAGTGAGGAGCAGAAAAAAGAACTGTTGGTTAGTTGTTGGAAGCCCgaccaaaattataatttttcagctGATGCAACACacttgaagagaaaattcaatTGGTCATGGTTAGATTTATACAAACCAGTGTTGGTGTACTCGCGCAGGCTAAAGGGCGCTTTTTGTCTTTATTGCTCATTATATCTTAACAAACCTGGCTTAACTTCCTCGTTTGTTGTACGcccttttacaaaaattaaaaatgtgcaTGAGTACTGCAAAGCTCATGCATCAAGCAGTTTGCATAAAGAAGCTACGTAA